A genomic region of Vicinamibacterales bacterium contains the following coding sequences:
- a CDS encoding ATP synthase F0 subunit C, which yields MVTRSFLSAFVMLLVAGLLSPAYAQGADAANSALVQWSIITAGFALAIAAAGGALGQGRAVSSATEAIARNPGAAGEIRGALILGLVLIESLVIYVLLISLILFFLKPFGG from the coding sequence TTGGTTACTCGGTCATTCCTGTCTGCGTTCGTGATGCTGCTGGTCGCGGGTCTGCTGTCGCCCGCGTACGCCCAGGGCGCGGACGCCGCGAATTCCGCGCTCGTGCAGTGGTCGATCATCACGGCAGGATTCGCTCTTGCCATCGCGGCCGCCGGTGGAGCGCTGGGTCAGGGCCGCGCCGTCAGCTCCGCCACCGAGGCGATCGCCCGCAACCCCGGCGCTGCCGGTGAGATTCGTGGCGCGCTCATCCTCGGCCTCGTGCTGATCGAGTCGCTCGTCATCTACGTCCTGCTCATCTCGCTGATTCTGTTCTTCCTCAAGCCCTTCGGCGGGTAG
- a CDS encoding DMT family transporter → MSHRRFGFLDVLLVLVVAAWGANLSVVKVAVRELPVHAFNGVRLLLAALAFGLVLWRMSPGERRVARGDWGRVAVLGVVGGVVYQLLFMTGVPLTSVANSGLIFGLSPVVISLLSSVVGHERLSMSRWAGGALSVLGLFLVVGDGASLSRTTLLGDGLVFLAMLCWAAYSVASRPMLGRYSATMLTAWAAIVTAPIYAVLVAPALVSVRWTAVSWLTWSLLVWSAVFSLAIAYVIWYTGVQQIGATRTSTYSNLTPLAAMFVGWWWLGEAVSSRQSAGAAAILGGVFLTRLSPVVLMPHAGPPAPPPE, encoded by the coding sequence GTGAGCCACCGACGATTCGGGTTCCTGGACGTCCTGCTCGTCCTGGTGGTGGCCGCGTGGGGCGCCAACCTGTCGGTCGTCAAGGTGGCCGTGCGGGAGCTGCCGGTCCACGCGTTCAACGGCGTCAGGCTCCTGCTGGCGGCGCTGGCGTTCGGACTCGTGTTGTGGCGCATGTCACCCGGCGAACGTCGGGTGGCGCGCGGCGACTGGGGACGCGTGGCCGTTCTGGGGGTGGTGGGCGGCGTCGTCTACCAACTGCTCTTCATGACCGGCGTGCCCCTGACCAGCGTGGCGAATTCGGGGCTCATCTTCGGCCTGTCTCCGGTGGTCATCTCCCTCCTGTCGTCGGTGGTCGGCCACGAGCGGCTGTCGATGTCCCGCTGGGCCGGCGGCGCCCTGTCCGTGCTCGGTTTGTTCCTGGTGGTCGGCGACGGCGCGTCCCTCTCGAGGACGACCCTCCTCGGCGACGGCCTGGTGTTCCTCGCGATGCTCTGCTGGGCCGCGTACTCCGTGGCGTCGCGTCCGATGCTCGGGCGCTATTCGGCGACGATGCTCACGGCCTGGGCCGCGATCGTGACCGCCCCGATCTACGCCGTCCTCGTCGCCCCCGCGCTCGTCTCGGTGCGGTGGACCGCGGTGTCGTGGCTGACGTGGAGCCTCCTCGTCTGGTCGGCCGTGTTCAGCCTCGCGATTGCCTACGTGATTTGGTACACGGGCGTGCAGCAGATCGGCGCGACCCGGACGTCGACCTACAGCAACCTGACGCCGCTTGCGGCGATGTTCGTCGGCTGGTGGTGGCTGGGGGAGGCCGTCTCGTCGCGCCAGTCGGCGGGGGCGGCCGCCATCCTCGGCGGCGTGTTCCTGACCCGGCTGTCGCCGGTGGTGCTGATGCCCCATGCCGGGCCCCCGGCCCCGCCGCCGGAGTGA
- a CDS encoding AtpZ/AtpI family protein — protein MTSSRDPRTLKMLGQLSTLGLAFVFALVMGFAAGNWLDRRLGTSPWLSLIGFALGLAAGVLNVVRTMRVVNAAPPPADGHGDGGGPVGR, from the coding sequence ATGACCTCCAGCCGTGACCCGCGTACGCTGAAGATGCTCGGCCAGCTGAGCACGCTGGGCCTGGCATTCGTGTTCGCCCTCGTGATGGGCTTCGCAGCTGGCAACTGGCTGGACCGCCGCCTCGGGACGTCGCCGTGGCTGTCGTTGATCGGATTTGCACTTGGGCTCGCGGCCGGGGTGCTGAACGTCGTCCGCACGATGCGGGTGGTCAACGCGGCGCCGCCGCCCGCCGACGGCCACGGCGACGGCGGGGGGCCAGTCGGTCGGTGA
- a CDS encoding VWA domain-containing protein, which translates to MTSCPFRPIAAVVALVLAVPGLAGAQARERVAFVALVDERSGAPVDELSAADLVIREDKVAREVLRITPATGPMPIAVLVDTSAAAEPAVPDLRNAIRAFVGALGDLGPIALISFGERPTVIADYSNAPGALDAGIGRIFSRPGSGATLIEAVLETARGLGRRESERAAIVVLAAGGPELSTMHHAQALDALRTSGATLHVVTVSPPGSARFTDEQRERDALLDRGVRRTGGLRRDVLASMAFAPALAEVARVLTHQHRVVYARPQSLIPPETFEVTAARPGFVAYGTAARGQSR; encoded by the coding sequence ATGACGTCGTGCCCGTTCCGGCCGATCGCGGCGGTCGTGGCGCTCGTCCTCGCCGTGCCTGGCCTTGCCGGCGCACAGGCCAGGGAGCGCGTGGCGTTCGTCGCGCTCGTGGACGAGCGGTCCGGCGCCCCGGTGGACGAACTGTCGGCCGCCGACCTCGTGATCCGCGAGGACAAGGTCGCCCGCGAGGTCCTCCGCATCACCCCCGCGACCGGCCCGATGCCGATCGCCGTCCTGGTCGACACGAGCGCCGCCGCGGAGCCGGCGGTGCCCGATCTCCGCAACGCCATCAGGGCCTTCGTCGGCGCGCTGGGCGATCTCGGGCCCATCGCGCTCATCTCGTTCGGGGAACGACCCACGGTGATCGCGGATTACTCGAACGCGCCCGGCGCGCTCGACGCGGGCATCGGCCGGATCTTCTCGCGGCCCGGCAGCGGCGCCACCCTCATCGAGGCGGTGCTCGAGACCGCGCGGGGCCTCGGGCGGCGGGAGTCCGAGCGCGCCGCCATCGTCGTCCTCGCCGCGGGCGGCCCCGAATTGAGCACCATGCACCACGCGCAGGCGCTCGACGCCCTGCGGACATCGGGCGCCACGCTGCACGTCGTGACCGTGTCGCCGCCTGGCAGCGCGCGCTTCACCGACGAGCAGCGCGAGCGGGATGCCCTCCTCGACCGAGGCGTCCGCCGCACCGGCGGACTCCGGCGTGATGTGCTGGCCAGCATGGCCTTCGCGCCGGCCCTCGCCGAGGTCGCACGCGTGCTGACGCACCAGCACCGGGTGGTCTACGCCCGTCCGCAGTCACTCATTCCGCCTGAGACGTTCGAGGTGACGGCGGCACGGCCGGGTTTCGTCGCCTATGGGACGGCGGCCAGGGGACAGTCACGATGA
- the cobA gene encoding uroporphyrinogen-III C-methyltransferase — protein MRTLVYIIGSGPGTPGLLTTRGLQCLQSADVVIFDRTVHRRVLDLAPRGVERIDVGRPTREVTDQDAICFLLAEKAREGKVVARLKMGDPFLFDHGGEEALFLHEQGIPFEVVPGVPVSLSTAAYAGIPLTYTGGGDTLTFVRGHEAGNGGKLRVNWTNLAKLDGTIAAHGGRAELASIARGLLDHGRAADERAAIVHAGTLAGQQTELATLREISRRLDEDPLDGSATLVVGKVVGLREHLRWFDERPLFGRRVLVTRSRHQAGELVALLEAAGAEAIEAPVLQIAPLEHHEELDLALASLSGFDWIVFANVNAAEGLMQRIYELGRDARALAGPRLCSLGVGVSDRLARFGIRVDAAVEGLGADAVVEALGGRDRLGRVKVLAPGALGGRDTLAEALTAAGADVTQAPSFRTLAVDDNPELDVYGQLLQRRIDVVTFTSAAAVRSFAALYGVDQVADLLTHTTVATAGPAAGDAVRQLGVTSVIEPGVPSIAALVDAIRAHFQ, from the coding sequence ATGCGCACGCTGGTCTATATCATCGGCTCGGGACCCGGTACGCCCGGCCTCCTCACGACGCGGGGCCTCCAGTGCCTCCAGTCAGCCGACGTCGTGATCTTCGATCGCACCGTCCACCGCCGGGTGCTCGACCTGGCGCCGCGCGGCGTCGAACGCATCGACGTGGGGCGTCCCACGCGCGAGGTCACCGACCAGGACGCGATCTGCTTCCTGCTCGCGGAGAAGGCGCGCGAAGGCAAGGTGGTGGCCCGCCTCAAGATGGGCGACCCGTTCCTCTTCGATCACGGCGGCGAAGAAGCGCTCTTCCTGCACGAGCAGGGCATCCCGTTCGAGGTCGTGCCCGGGGTGCCGGTGTCGCTCAGCACGGCCGCCTACGCCGGCATTCCGCTGACCTACACCGGCGGCGGCGACACGCTCACCTTCGTGCGCGGCCACGAGGCCGGCAACGGCGGCAAGCTGCGCGTGAACTGGACCAACCTGGCGAAGCTGGACGGCACCATCGCCGCGCACGGCGGCCGCGCCGAACTCGCGTCGATTGCCCGCGGCCTGCTGGATCACGGCCGCGCGGCCGACGAACGGGCCGCGATCGTGCACGCCGGCACGCTGGCCGGCCAGCAGACCGAGCTGGCCACCCTCCGCGAGATCTCGCGCCGGCTCGACGAGGATCCGCTCGACGGCTCGGCCACGCTCGTCGTCGGCAAGGTCGTGGGACTGCGCGAGCACCTGCGCTGGTTCGATGAGCGCCCGCTGTTCGGCCGCCGCGTCCTCGTCACGCGGTCGCGCCACCAGGCCGGCGAGCTCGTCGCGCTCCTGGAAGCGGCCGGCGCCGAGGCCATCGAGGCGCCGGTGCTGCAGATCGCGCCGCTCGAACACCACGAGGAGCTCGACCTCGCCCTGGCGTCGCTGAGCGGCTTCGACTGGATCGTCTTCGCCAACGTCAACGCCGCCGAAGGGTTGATGCAGCGGATCTACGAACTGGGGCGCGACGCCCGCGCGCTCGCCGGCCCGCGCCTCTGCTCGCTCGGCGTGGGCGTGAGCGACCGCCTCGCGCGCTTCGGCATCCGCGTGGACGCCGCCGTCGAGGGACTGGGCGCCGATGCCGTCGTCGAGGCCCTCGGCGGCCGCGACCGGCTGGGGCGCGTGAAGGTGCTGGCGCCGGGGGCGCTGGGTGGACGCGACACGCTGGCCGAGGCCCTCACCGCCGCGGGCGCGGACGTGACGCAGGCGCCGTCGTTCAGGACGCTCGCGGTGGACGACAACCCCGAGCTGGACGTGTACGGGCAGCTCCTGCAGCGGCGGATCGACGTCGTGACGTTCACGAGCGCCGCGGCCGTGCGCTCCTTCGCCGCGTTGTACGGCGTGGACCAGGTCGCCGACCTGCTCACGCACACGACCGTGGCCACCGCGGGGCCGGCCGCCGGCGATGCGGTACGGCAGCTCGGAGTGACGTCCGTCATCGAACCCGGCGTGCCGTCGATTGCCGCCCTGGTGGACGCGATTCGCGCCCACTTCCAGTAG
- a CDS encoding VWA domain-containing protein produces MIRTRSGALPAAAIASAVAAITLSAQTATQRRSPDQVFRAGVEMVSLNVTVLDQQNRYLTDLDRSDFTIIEDGAKQEISYFNRTSLPIALSLLLDTSASMEQRMSIAQEAAVGFVRKLRPQDLAQVVDFDTRVEIVQDFTSDAAALEGAIRSTQAGGSTSLHNALYISLKELAKIKAKSEDDVRRRAVVVLSDGEDTSSLVTYEEVLDLAKRSATTIYSIGLQSRDAGLSKGFREAEFVLRHLAEDTGGRAFFPQRAEDLAGIYGVIADELASQYVLGYASTNLKRDGAWRRLTVLVNRPGAAARTKRGYYAPMS; encoded by the coding sequence ATGATCCGTACGCGTTCTGGAGCCCTGCCGGCCGCGGCGATCGCCTCGGCCGTCGCGGCCATCACCCTGTCGGCCCAGACCGCGACGCAGCGCCGGTCTCCGGACCAGGTGTTTCGCGCCGGCGTGGAGATGGTGTCGCTCAACGTCACCGTGCTGGATCAGCAGAACCGCTACCTGACCGACCTCGACAGGAGCGACTTCACGATCATCGAGGACGGCGCGAAGCAGGAGATCTCGTACTTCAACCGGACGTCGCTGCCCATCGCGCTGTCGCTGCTGCTGGACACCAGCGCCAGCATGGAGCAGCGGATGTCCATCGCCCAGGAAGCGGCCGTCGGCTTCGTCCGCAAGCTCCGGCCGCAGGACCTCGCGCAGGTCGTGGACTTCGACACGCGCGTGGAGATCGTCCAGGACTTCACCTCGGATGCCGCGGCCCTCGAAGGGGCCATCCGGTCGACGCAGGCCGGCGGATCCACCTCGCTGCACAACGCCCTGTACATCTCGCTGAAGGAACTGGCGAAGATCAAGGCCAAGAGCGAGGACGACGTCCGGCGGCGGGCGGTGGTGGTGCTGTCCGACGGGGAGGACACGTCGAGCCTCGTCACCTACGAAGAGGTCCTTGACCTGGCGAAGCGGTCCGCCACCACCATCTACTCGATCGGCCTGCAGTCCCGGGACGCGGGACTCTCCAAGGGCTTCCGCGAAGCCGAGTTCGTCCTGCGGCACCTGGCCGAGGACACGGGCGGGCGCGCGTTCTTCCCCCAGCGGGCCGAGGACCTGGCGGGCATCTACGGCGTCATCGCCGACGAGCTGGCCTCCCAGTACGTGCTCGGCTACGCGTCGACCAACCTGAAGAGGGACGGCGCCTGGCGCCGGCTGACCGTGCTCGTGAACCGGCCGGGCGCGGCGGCCCGCACCAAGCGCGGGTACTACGCACCGATGTCCTGA